A genomic region of Methanosarcina thermophila TM-1 contains the following coding sequences:
- a CDS encoding RPA family protein, with translation MPGFFREAARRVFAQELKDSNLTSRDENDQYAPQYILTPTGAKVNRIFLVGTLIEKEDIGTDSEYWRGRISDPTGSFLVYAGQYQPEAAQFLSECEPPAFVAVVGKTSTYITDDGNILTSIRPESIQQVDELTRDLWVLDTAKQTLERIKAVEAEEDPDAKLAKEHYLTNTDSYRAMVRKALESLKEK, from the coding sequence ATGCCAGGCTTTTTCAGAGAGGCTGCCCGCAGAGTTTTTGCCCAGGAACTGAAGGATTCTAACCTGACCTCAAGGGATGAGAATGATCAGTATGCTCCGCAGTATATCCTTACTCCCACAGGGGCTAAGGTAAACCGAATTTTCCTTGTTGGCACACTTATCGAAAAGGAAGATATCGGCACTGATTCCGAATACTGGAGGGGAAGGATTTCAGATCCTACTGGCTCCTTTTTGGTCTATGCAGGACAGTACCAGCCTGAAGCAGCCCAATTCCTTTCGGAATGCGAACCACCAGCTTTTGTGGCAGTCGTGGGCAAGACAAGCACCTACATAACAGATGACGGAAACATCCTGACTTCCATCCGACCTGAATCGATCCAGCAGGTAGATGAACTTACCCGAGACCTCTGGGTGCTCGATACCGCAAAGCAAACTCTTGAGAGAATAAAGGCAGTTGAGGCAGAGGAAGACCCAGACGCAAAACTTGCAAAAGAACACTACTTGACCAATACGGATTCCTACCGTGCAATGGTCAGAAAAGCCCTTGAATCCCTCAAAGAAAAGTAA
- a CDS encoding metallophosphoesterase, whose protein sequence is MKLIALSDTHMKTGEIPQQLQTLLEECDLIVHAGDFSTVEAYQAFNASGKLKAVFGNDDAPELKKLLPERLKFEVEGVKIGVVHEGGLSVTNTTAQGYLAKEMEVDILIFGHLHRPLIEKRDVMLICPGSPTKPRMSNPSVVELVIEKGNINGRIVTLEGNTCEYIKFRDALKKRTQEKDLNEKKA, encoded by the coding sequence ATGAAGCTGATTGCGCTTTCCGATACTCATATGAAAACCGGAGAAATTCCCCAGCAACTGCAAACGCTCCTTGAGGAGTGTGATCTTATAGTACATGCAGGGGACTTCAGTACTGTAGAGGCTTATCAGGCTTTCAATGCTAGCGGGAAATTAAAGGCGGTTTTTGGCAATGATGATGCTCCCGAACTCAAAAAGCTCCTTCCCGAAAGGCTGAAATTCGAAGTGGAAGGGGTAAAAATAGGAGTTGTACATGAAGGTGGGCTTTCGGTTACCAACACAACTGCACAGGGTTACCTTGCTAAAGAAATGGAAGTAGATATCCTGATTTTCGGGCACCTGCACAGGCCCCTGATAGAGAAAAGAGATGTCATGCTCATCTGTCCCGGCTCGCCTACAAAACCCAGAATGTCAAATCCAAGTGTCGTGGAACTCGTAATCGAGAAAGGAAATATTAACGGCAGGATAGTTACGCTTGAAGGAAATACCTGTGAATATATAAAGTTCCGGGATGCGCTTAAAAAGCGCACGCAGGAAAAAGACCTTAACGAAAAAAAAGCTTGA